A region of Aquarana catesbeiana isolate 2022-GZ linkage group LG08, ASM4218655v1, whole genome shotgun sequence DNA encodes the following proteins:
- the LOC141104848 gene encoding uncharacterized protein isoform X1 produces MMENQPPLTSPDGSSNGNPPERSPLPLYSRDSTQEGHTIPHHHQGEELKVIKVEVKEEEEERLVSGDQQSMEEGEMTIESKQEESSLHMETGRCPHFLYSQDSTQEGHTIPHHHQCKERKHIKAEIKEEEEERLVSGDQQSMEEGKMIIESKQKESSLHLDPTDDHNVRNTSEESSDKSHSRTLRSHSRNTLIDPSIPEESSSGQEGDHKEESSLSCSVCGKLFTKKKEFLRHEICHTAERSYSCSECGKHFTLKNNLIRHQKLHTGERPHSCSECGKCFFQKNHLLKHLRMHMGVRPFPCSECGKCFTEKRILLIHQRSHTGECPYSCSECGKCFADKKNLIAHQRCHTGEIPYSCSECGKGFSENKSLIRHQKLHTGERPYSCSECGKGFITKEKLLVHQRDHTGERPYSCSECGKCFNWKYSFDEHQKIHTGERPYSCSACGKSFNQKRNLDEHQRIHTGERPYSCSECGKSFTQKGSLAQHQKKHTSFFS; encoded by the exons atgatggagaatcagccgcccctcacatcaccgg atggatccagtaatgggaacccaccagagagaagtccccttcctctgtattcccgggattccacacaggaaggtcacaccatccctcaccatcatcag ggtgaagaactgaaagtcatcaaagttgaggttaaagaggaagaagaagagaggttggtgagtggagatcagcagtctatggaggagggggagatgactatagaaagtaaacaggaggaatcttctctacatatggaaACAGGGAGATGTCCCCATtttctgtattcccaggattccacacaggaaggtcacaccatccctcatcatcatcag TGCAAAGAACGGAAACACATCAAAgctgagattaaagaggaagaagaagagaggttggtgagtggagatcagcagtctatggaggaggggaagaTGATTATAGAAAGTAAGCAGAAGGAATCTTCTCTACATTTGGACCCAA CAGATGACCATAATGTACGGAATAcgtctgaggaatcttctgataaatcacatTCCAGGACTTTAAGATCTCACAGTAGAAATACTTTAATAGATCCGTCTATTCCCGAGGAATCTTCTTCAGGGCAGGAAGGAGATCACAAAGAGgagagttcattgtcatgttcagtgtgTGGGAAACTTTTCACAAAAAAGAAAGAATTTCTTAGACACGAGATATGTCACACTGCTGAGCgttcctattcatgttcagagtgcgggaaacatTTCACTCTGAAAAACAATCTTATTAGACACCAAAAGCTTCACACTGGGGAGCGCccccattcatgttcagagtgcgggaaatgtttctttcAGAAAAATCACCTACTTAAACATCTTAGAATGCACATGGGTGTGCGTCCCTttccatgttcagagtgtgggaaatgtttcactgagaaAAGAATTCTTCTTATACACCAAAGAAGTCACACAGGAGAGTGTCCTTATtcatgttctgagtgtgggaaatgtttcgccgacaaaaaaaatcttattgcacaccagagatgtcacacgggtgagattccctattcatgttcagagtgcgggaaaggtttcagtGAGAATAAAAGCCTTATTAGACACCAGAAGCTTCACACTggggagcgtccctattcatgttctgagtgcgggaaaggtttcattacaaaagaaaaacttcttgtacaccagagagatcacacgggtgagcgtccttattcgtgttcggagtgtgggaaatgtttcaattGGAAATATTCATTTGATGAACACCAGAAGATTcatacgggtgagcgtccctattcatgttcagcgtgcgggaaatctttcaatcagaaaagaaaccttgatgaacaccagagaattcacacgggggagcgtccttattcatgttcagagtgcgggaaatctttcactcagaaaggaagCCTTGCGCAAcaccagaaaaagcacacaagctttTTCAGCTAA
- the LOC141104848 gene encoding uncharacterized protein isoform X3, with protein sequence MEEGEMTIESKQEESSLHMETGRCPHFLYSQDSTQEGHTIPHHHQCKERKHIKAEIKEEEEERLVSGDQQSMEEGKMIIESKQKESSLHLDPTDDHNVRNTSEESSDKSHSRTLRSHSRNTLIDPSIPEESSSGQEGDHKEESSLSCSVCGKLFTKKKEFLRHEICHTAERSYSCSECGKHFTLKNNLIRHQKLHTGERPHSCSECGKCFFQKNHLLKHLRMHMGVRPFPCSECGKCFTEKRILLIHQRSHTGECPYSCSECGKCFADKKNLIAHQRCHTGEIPYSCSECGKGFSENKSLIRHQKLHTGERPYSCSECGKGFITKEKLLVHQRDHTGERPYSCSECGKCFNWKYSFDEHQKIHTGERPYSCSACGKSFNQKRNLDEHQRIHTGERPYSCSECGKSFTQKGSLAQHQKKHTSFFS encoded by the exons atggaggagggggagatgactatagaaagtaaacaggaggaatcttctctacatatggaaACAGGGAGATGTCCCCATtttctgtattcccaggattccacacaggaaggtcacaccatccctcatcatcatcag TGCAAAGAACGGAAACACATCAAAgctgagattaaagaggaagaagaagagaggttggtgagtggagatcagcagtctatggaggaggggaagaTGATTATAGAAAGTAAGCAGAAGGAATCTTCTCTACATTTGGACCCAA CAGATGACCATAATGTACGGAATAcgtctgaggaatcttctgataaatcacatTCCAGGACTTTAAGATCTCACAGTAGAAATACTTTAATAGATCCGTCTATTCCCGAGGAATCTTCTTCAGGGCAGGAAGGAGATCACAAAGAGgagagttcattgtcatgttcagtgtgTGGGAAACTTTTCACAAAAAAGAAAGAATTTCTTAGACACGAGATATGTCACACTGCTGAGCgttcctattcatgttcagagtgcgggaaacatTTCACTCTGAAAAACAATCTTATTAGACACCAAAAGCTTCACACTGGGGAGCGCccccattcatgttcagagtgcgggaaatgtttctttcAGAAAAATCACCTACTTAAACATCTTAGAATGCACATGGGTGTGCGTCCCTttccatgttcagagtgtgggaaatgtttcactgagaaAAGAATTCTTCTTATACACCAAAGAAGTCACACAGGAGAGTGTCCTTATtcatgttctgagtgtgggaaatgtttcgccgacaaaaaaaatcttattgcacaccagagatgtcacacgggtgagattccctattcatgttcagagtgcgggaaaggtttcagtGAGAATAAAAGCCTTATTAGACACCAGAAGCTTCACACTggggagcgtccctattcatgttctgagtgcgggaaaggtttcattacaaaagaaaaacttcttgtacaccagagagatcacacgggtgagcgtccttattcgtgttcggagtgtgggaaatgtttcaattGGAAATATTCATTTGATGAACACCAGAAGATTcatacgggtgagcgtccctattcatgttcagcgtgcgggaaatctttcaatcagaaaagaaaccttgatgaacaccagagaattcacacgggggagcgtccttattcatgttcagagtgcgggaaatctttcactcagaaaggaagCCTTGCGCAAcaccagaaaaagcacacaagctttTTCAGCTAA
- the LOC141104848 gene encoding uncharacterized protein isoform X2 produces MMENQPPLTSPDGSSNGNPPERSPLPLYSRDSTQEGHTIPHHHQGEELKVIKVEVKEEEEERLVSGDQQSMEEGEMTIESKQEESSLHMETGRCPHFLYSQDSTQEGHTIPHHHQCKERKHIKAEIKEEEEERLVSGDQQSMEEGKMIIESKQKESSLHLDPNDHNVRNTSEESSDKSHSRTLRSHSRNTLIDPSIPEESSSGQEGDHKEESSLSCSVCGKLFTKKKEFLRHEICHTAERSYSCSECGKHFTLKNNLIRHQKLHTGERPHSCSECGKCFFQKNHLLKHLRMHMGVRPFPCSECGKCFTEKRILLIHQRSHTGECPYSCSECGKCFADKKNLIAHQRCHTGEIPYSCSECGKGFSENKSLIRHQKLHTGERPYSCSECGKGFITKEKLLVHQRDHTGERPYSCSECGKCFNWKYSFDEHQKIHTGERPYSCSACGKSFNQKRNLDEHQRIHTGERPYSCSECGKSFTQKGSLAQHQKKHTSFFS; encoded by the exons atgatggagaatcagccgcccctcacatcaccgg atggatccagtaatgggaacccaccagagagaagtccccttcctctgtattcccgggattccacacaggaaggtcacaccatccctcaccatcatcag ggtgaagaactgaaagtcatcaaagttgaggttaaagaggaagaagaagagaggttggtgagtggagatcagcagtctatggaggagggggagatgactatagaaagtaaacaggaggaatcttctctacatatggaaACAGGGAGATGTCCCCATtttctgtattcccaggattccacacaggaaggtcacaccatccctcatcatcatcag TGCAAAGAACGGAAACACATCAAAgctgagattaaagaggaagaagaagagaggttggtgagtggagatcagcagtctatggaggaggggaagaTGATTATAGAAAGTAAGCAGAAGGAATCTTCTCTACATTTGGACCCAA ATGACCATAATGTACGGAATAcgtctgaggaatcttctgataaatcacatTCCAGGACTTTAAGATCTCACAGTAGAAATACTTTAATAGATCCGTCTATTCCCGAGGAATCTTCTTCAGGGCAGGAAGGAGATCACAAAGAGgagagttcattgtcatgttcagtgtgTGGGAAACTTTTCACAAAAAAGAAAGAATTTCTTAGACACGAGATATGTCACACTGCTGAGCgttcctattcatgttcagagtgcgggaaacatTTCACTCTGAAAAACAATCTTATTAGACACCAAAAGCTTCACACTGGGGAGCGCccccattcatgttcagagtgcgggaaatgtttctttcAGAAAAATCACCTACTTAAACATCTTAGAATGCACATGGGTGTGCGTCCCTttccatgttcagagtgtgggaaatgtttcactgagaaAAGAATTCTTCTTATACACCAAAGAAGTCACACAGGAGAGTGTCCTTATtcatgttctgagtgtgggaaatgtttcgccgacaaaaaaaatcttattgcacaccagagatgtcacacgggtgagattccctattcatgttcagagtgcgggaaaggtttcagtGAGAATAAAAGCCTTATTAGACACCAGAAGCTTCACACTggggagcgtccctattcatgttctgagtgcgggaaaggtttcattacaaaagaaaaacttcttgtacaccagagagatcacacgggtgagcgtccttattcgtgttcggagtgtgggaaatgtttcaattGGAAATATTCATTTGATGAACACCAGAAGATTcatacgggtgagcgtccctattcatgttcagcgtgcgggaaatctttcaatcagaaaagaaaccttgatgaacaccagagaattcacacgggggagcgtccttattcatgttcagagtgcgggaaatctttcactcagaaaggaagCCTTGCGCAAcaccagaaaaagcacacaagctttTTCAGCTAA